A single region of the bacterium genome encodes:
- a CDS encoding amidohydrolase family protein, which yields MKPLNFFDSNGILGQPVFSSSTGKFESYLGSEKLIKEMDHFGIDCTLVSHWDAVNDHPSSGNAKLIEEIKGHNRLFPCWFVIPHHTGEMPEPKKLIKEMISKNVRAVRLFPIFHNFSMEEWSIGPLLKELEKNNILAIVHCPTDKLYDICKKHKELNIVGLAPLRELYPLLEKFDNLYASLEYYPDNNLVEDICRRFGAHRLVFGTRQKDPYDTHSNVSANWVSGPTKAMVEYANITDEEKQMIASGNLKKLLKISSCPLIKHKPLPKLPCPIIDSHFHLGDIAYKYKSGTDVGSIIKTMDIIGVNKLCINSTSAVNGATHYDGNNYIGSICKKYPERFIGFAVINPNFNDTEDEIKRCIETLGLKGIKIHPRIHQCKLSDKKYKPVWEASEKYGIPILSHTGEGQFGSSPEAFEHISGKYPKGIFLLGHSGDNLEGLNICIEIAKKRDNVYLGTSDIVFAYNGILEYTVKQIGADKILFESDACYLDFKYSLGIILYAKISDEDKAKILGLNMAGILKLKH from the coding sequence ATGAAACCCTTAAACTTTTTTGATTCCAACGGAATTTTGGGACAGCCTGTATTTTCAAGTTCTACAGGCAAATTCGAATCTTATCTCGGTTCTGAGAAACTTATAAAAGAAATGGATCATTTCGGTATTGATTGTACTCTTGTATCTCACTGGGATGCAGTCAATGATCATCCATCTAGCGGCAATGCAAAATTGATAGAGGAGATTAAAGGGCATAATAGATTGTTTCCATGCTGGTTTGTTATCCCTCATCACACAGGAGAAATGCCTGAACCGAAGAAACTCATTAAAGAAATGATCTCCAAAAATGTCAGAGCAGTGAGATTATTCCCTATATTTCATAATTTCAGTATGGAAGAATGGTCAATAGGTCCTCTGCTGAAAGAACTGGAAAAGAACAATATCCTTGCTATTGTTCACTGTCCTACGGATAAGTTATATGACATCTGCAAAAAGCATAAAGAGCTTAATATTGTGGGATTAGCTCCATTAAGAGAACTTTATCCTCTTCTTGAAAAATTCGACAATTTATACGCTTCTCTGGAATACTATCCTGATAACAATCTGGTAGAGGACATATGCAGGCGTTTTGGAGCACACAGACTTGTATTTGGAACAAGGCAGAAGGATCCATATGACACTCATTCTAATGTTTCAGCTAACTGGGTATCCGGTCCAACAAAGGCTATGGTTGAGTATGCCAATATTACTGATGAAGAAAAACAAATGATAGCAAGCGGTAATTTGAAAAAATTATTAAAAATATCTTCCTGCCCGTTAATTAAACATAAGCCGCTTCCGAAACTTCCCTGCCCCATCATTGATTCTCATTTTCATCTGGGTGATATTGCATATAAGTACAAATCGGGGACTGATGTAGGCTCAATAATTAAAACTATGGATATTATAGGAGTAAATAAACTATGCATAAATTCCACAAGTGCGGTTAATGGTGCAACTCACTATGATGGAAATAATTATATCGGGTCTATATGCAAAAAATATCCTGAGAGATTTATTGGGTTTGCCGTAATTAACCCTAATTTCAATGATACTGAGGATGAAATCAAGAGATGCATTGAAACATTGGGATTAAAAGGAATAAAAATTCATCCGAGGATTCATCAGTGTAAGCTTTCTGATAAAAAATATAAACCTGTTTGGGAAGCTTCTGAAAAATACGGAATCCCTATACTTTCGCATACTGGAGAAGGTCAATTCGGAAGCAGTCCTGAAGCATTTGAACACATATCCGGGAAGTATCCAAAAGGAATATTTTTACTCGGTCATTCTGGAGATAATCTGGAGGGGCTGAATATTTGTATCGAAATTGCCAAAAAAAGGGATAATGTCTATCTTGGGACATCTGATATTGTGTTTGCATATAACGGAATATTAGAATATACAGTTAAACAAATTGGTGCAGATAAAATCTTGTTTGAATCCGATGCCTGTTATCTGGATTTCAAGTACTCGCTGGGTATTATTCTCTATGCGAAGATAAGTGACGAGGATAAGGCAAAGATATTAGGTCTTAATATGGCAGGAATATTAAAATTGAAACATTAA
- a CDS encoding glucose 1-dehydrogenase: MRLKDKVAVITGAGAGMGRAVALRFSKEGAKVVVVDINEKNGKDTVVSITKAGNDAIFIKADVSKTKEVKNMFKVTIEKYGALHILYNNAGIFLRGIDNCVTEVSEETWDRFMDVNLKSVFLCSKYGIPKIIKSGGGSVINVSSSAGIIASKNVDSYTATKGAIISLTRSMAAEYAPQKVCVNCIIPCGIDTPMLDESRKKPDWDEKKHLSKIPARRFGKPEEVANMALFLASDEASYVVGAVFVIDGGITSSL; the protein is encoded by the coding sequence ATGCGATTAAAAGATAAAGTTGCTGTTATCACTGGGGCTGGTGCTGGAATGGGAAGAGCTGTAGCTCTCCGCTTTAGTAAAGAAGGGGCAAAAGTTGTTGTAGTTGATATCAACGAGAAAAATGGGAAAGACACAGTAGTCTCTATTACAAAAGCTGGAAATGATGCGATTTTTATCAAAGCTGATGTTTCCAAAACAAAAGAAGTAAAAAATATGTTCAAGGTAACTATTGAAAAATATGGAGCATTGCACATTCTCTATAACAATGCTGGAATCTTCCTCAGGGGAATTGATAACTGTGTAACTGAGGTTTCAGAAGAAACATGGGATAGATTTATGGATGTTAACTTGAAAAGCGTATTTCTTTGCTCTAAGTATGGCATTCCAAAAATAATAAAAAGCGGAGGAGGTTCTGTAATTAATGTTTCTTCAAGCGCTGGTATAATTGCATCTAAAAACGTTGACAGTTATACTGCGACTAAGGGAGCAATTATTTCTCTAACACGGTCTATGGCTGCTGAATACGCTCCGCAGAAAGTTTGCGTAAATTGCATTATTCCGTGTGGGATTGATACTCCAATGCTCGATGAAAGCAGAAAAAAACCAGACTGGGACGAAAAAAAGCACTTATCTAAAATTCCAGCAAGAAGATTTGGAAAACCGGAAGAGGTTGCTAATATGGCGTTATTCCTGGCATCAGACGAAGCATCCTATGTTGTAGGAGCCGTTTTCGTAATTGATGGAGGAATAACATCTTCCCTTTAA
- a CDS encoding Trm112 family protein, with the protein MAIDKELLDILACPKCKGDIRLEGEDKLVCDACKKYYPIREGIPVMLIDETVDYVPKEN; encoded by the coding sequence ATGGCAATAGACAAGGAACTTCTGGATATCCTGGCGTGTCCAAAATGCAAAGGGGATATAAGGCTTGAAGGCGAGGATAAGCTTGTATGCGACGCCTGCAAGAAATACTATCCAATAAGAGAAGGTATCCCTGTTATGTTGATTGATGAAACAGTGGATTACGTGCCAAAAGAGAATTGA
- a CDS encoding glycosyltransferase family 1 protein gives MRIAIDARMILHSGIGTYTKNLLTNIFDIDKSNAYILLGKKEALSKYTQKPNVFIKEFYSPIYSISEQVIEPLKLWNVEFLHCPHYNIPVIYEGEMIVTVHDLIHLIFPQFLKSRPAYFYARSLFKLMAIRAKKIIAVSENTKIDIVNYLGVKEDKVVVIHNGVSEIFKRDASQEECEKLRDKLNLHAKYILNISNMKKHKNIEALIEAYSKLRKKGIEQKLLLVGGKKERIGELKIYAEQFNVDKDIVFLQNIDFEDLPSLYQICDVFVFPSLYEGFGLPLVEAMASRVPVVTSNVSSMPEVVGNAGITVEPKDADSLAEAIEKIISDSKLREDMIKMGIKQIEKFNWQDTAKKTLEVYKKEFV, from the coding sequence TTGCGTATTGCAATAGATGCCAGAATGATTTTGCATTCGGGTATTGGTACTTATACAAAAAATCTGCTTACAAATATCTTTGATATTGATAAGTCCAACGCCTATATTTTGTTAGGCAAAAAGGAAGCGCTTTCTAAATATACTCAAAAGCCTAATGTTTTCATAAAGGAGTTTTATTCGCCAATTTATAGTATAAGTGAACAAGTTATTGAGCCTTTAAAGCTCTGGAATGTAGAATTTCTGCATTGCCCGCATTACAATATCCCTGTTATATATGAGGGAGAAATGATAGTTACTGTTCATGATCTAATACATCTTATTTTCCCTCAGTTTCTCAAATCCAGACCTGCATATTTCTATGCCAGGTCATTGTTTAAGCTGATGGCAATAAGAGCAAAAAAGATAATAGCTGTATCTGAAAATACAAAAATTGATATAGTGAATTATTTAGGTGTGAAAGAAGATAAGGTTGTTGTAATTCATAATGGAGTCTCTGAAATCTTTAAGAGAGATGCGTCTCAAGAAGAATGTGAAAAGTTGAGAGACAAATTAAATCTACACGCAAAATACATACTTAATATAAGCAATATGAAGAAACATAAAAATATTGAAGCGCTTATTGAAGCATATTCAAAACTCAGAAAAAAAGGTATAGAGCAAAAACTTCTTTTGGTTGGAGGGAAAAAGGAGAGAATTGGAGAACTGAAAATTTATGCAGAACAGTTTAATGTGGATAAAGACATAGTTTTCCTCCAGAACATAGATTTTGAGGATTTACCATCTCTTTACCAGATATGTGATGTATTTGTTTTTCCCTCTCTTTATGAGGGGTTTGGTTTGCCGCTTGTAGAAGCGATGGCAAGCAGAGTGCCTGTTGTGACATCCAATGTATCCTCAATGCCTGAAGTTGTTGGTAATGCAGGCATAACTGTAGAGCCTAAGGATGCAGATTCTCTGGCTGAAGCAATAGAAAAAATTATTTCTGATAGCAAATTGAGAGAGGATATGATAAAGATGGGCATAAAGCAAATAGAGAAATTCAACTGGCAAGATACTGCAAAAAAAACATTAGAAGTCTACAAAAAAGAATTTGTTTAA
- a CDS encoding glycosyltransferase family 4 protein — protein MSIKVLYITGETVPGNNGGSVHVWEVASNLSRLGYEVTLISQKQGTSAHSEYLKGVKLLRTNMQYLNKILSIAGLKLLPELLMRRFDIIIERYVTFGGVGTIYSKLKKIPLILEVNSPHTEELIWRYNITCKTTINLLRTWRDIQFRQAKKVIATSLTVVPKHARLKIEQVRWAANTDMFAPELRNTDKANKIRKMYNLENKFTVVFAGTFRKWHGALDLPELVKAVVSKAKNVRFLFVGGGECMDEVKAKIRDMHLSQYAVFTGTQKYEMMPYFMAVSDVGIAPYNAAYYKPLKDFGFFWSPLKIFEYMASGLPVITVSYDPLPEIVINGETGFITPAEDPSKIAEAIINLAKNPLNASRMGKKAREFVENNYTWKLHVDNLDKIIKDTLRKD, from the coding sequence ATGAGCATTAAGGTGTTATACATAACAGGAGAGACTGTCCCCGGGAATAACGGCGGATCAGTACATGTTTGGGAGGTTGCTTCAAATCTATCCAGACTCGGATATGAAGTAACTTTAATCTCACAAAAGCAAGGAACATCAGCGCATTCTGAATACTTAAAAGGGGTGAAACTCCTTCGCACTAACATGCAATATTTAAATAAAATTCTCTCTATTGCAGGTCTTAAACTGCTTCCGGAACTACTGATGAGAAGGTTTGATATAATCATTGAAAGATATGTTACCTTTGGCGGAGTGGGAACTATATATTCAAAGCTTAAGAAAATTCCGCTTATACTTGAGGTAAACAGCCCTCATACTGAAGAGCTTATATGGAGATATAACATTACATGTAAAACAACTATTAATCTTCTTAGAACCTGGAGAGATATTCAATTCAGACAGGCAAAAAAGGTTATAGCTACTTCACTTACAGTTGTCCCTAAGCATGCCCGCCTAAAAATAGAGCAGGTTAGATGGGCGGCAAACACAGACATGTTTGCACCTGAACTGCGAAACACAGACAAAGCAAATAAAATCAGAAAAATGTACAATCTGGAAAACAAGTTTACAGTAGTGTTTGCAGGCACATTCAGAAAGTGGCATGGTGCACTTGACCTTCCAGAACTTGTTAAAGCTGTGGTCAGCAAAGCTAAGAATGTGCGGTTTCTCTTTGTTGGAGGAGGAGAGTGCATGGATGAAGTAAAAGCTAAAATCAGAGATATGCATTTGAGCCAGTATGCAGTTTTTACCGGCACACAAAAATATGAAATGATGCCGTACTTTATGGCGGTATCCGATGTAGGCATTGCGCCTTACAATGCAGCATATTATAAGCCATTAAAAGATTTCGGATTCTTCTGGTCTCCTCTCAAGATATTTGAATACATGGCATCAGGACTTCCTGTTATTACTGTTTCTTATGATCCGCTTCCTGAAATCGTTATTAACGGGGAAACAGGTTTTATAACACCTGCTGAAGACCCCTCTAAAATAGCAGAGGCAATCATTAATCTTGCTAAGAATCCTCTTAATGCTTCCCGCATGGGAAAAAAAGCAAGAGAATTTGTGGAAAATAATTACACATGGAAGCTCCATGTTGACAATCTGGATAAAATAATAAAAGACACTCTAAGAAAGGATTAG
- the radC gene encoding DNA repair protein RadC, translating into MKNKIAKPDYLGHRQRIREKYLKSGFGNWHDYEILELILTYAISRKDTKPIAKALLKKFKSVRGVFDAEIEALSTVNGMGTNAATLINLFREAVPLYLLENLLEQENIISSPKAVYDYLQASLRGAKDEIFKVIFLNTANRPVKVETIHVGTVNKAVVYPRKVVEHALGNKAVSVILAHNHPGGSLTASEDDKNITQVLIKALGTVDVNVLDHIIIGLEGYFSFKEHRLI; encoded by the coding sequence GTGAAAAATAAAATAGCAAAGCCTGACTATCTGGGACACAGACAGAGAATTAGAGAAAAGTACCTAAAGAGCGGATTTGGCAATTGGCATGATTATGAAATTCTTGAATTGATACTTACCTATGCAATATCTCGTAAGGATACAAAACCAATCGCTAAAGCATTGCTTAAAAAGTTTAAAAGCGTTAGAGGGGTCTTTGATGCAGAAATAGAAGCGCTAAGTACAGTAAATGGGATGGGCACAAATGCAGCTACTCTTATTAATCTATTTAGAGAGGCTGTTCCCTTGTACTTGTTAGAGAATCTTTTGGAACAGGAGAATATAATATCTTCACCAAAAGCAGTCTATGATTACTTACAAGCCTCATTAAGAGGAGCTAAGGATGAAATTTTTAAGGTTATTTTCCTTAATACAGCCAACAGACCTGTTAAAGTAGAGACAATACACGTTGGTACTGTAAATAAAGCAGTGGTTTACCCTCGCAAGGTAGTGGAACATGCTTTAGGGAACAAAGCTGTATCTGTTATTCTTGCACATAATCATCCAGGAGGAAGTCTTACAGCCTCAGAGGATGATAAGAACATAACACAGGTATTGATTAAAGCGCTCGGTACTGTAGATGTTAATGTGCTGGATCACATTATTATAGGACTTGAAGGCTATTTCAGTTTTAAGGAACACAGGTTAATATGA
- a CDS encoding PDDEXK nuclease domain-containing protein, with translation MGNALSKEYRNFFKEIKSRILSSRIKVVRKINKELINLYWDIGKTIVERQEKYKWGNAVVEKLANDLQKDFKTTFGFSAQNLWYMRQFYLEYKDDPILQQAVGELPWGHNILIFSKIKNKKERAYYLKASVEMSWSRNVLLNQIKADAYALSLRRKTHNFPKALPKHLAEQADESIKSVYNLDFLGIAKPVLERELEKRLVDRLKRFMLELGKGFSFIGNQYRLRLGHNEYFIDLLFFNRELKCLVAIELKTGKFEPEYTGKMDFYLHLLDEQVRLKDENPPIGIILCADKDNIVVEYALRSVKKPVGVAEYYLTKRLPKEFKEKLPDAKTLKKSMRKELKIEKEKQR, from the coding sequence ATGGGAAATGCGTTAAGTAAAGAATATAGGAATTTTTTTAAGGAAATTAAATCACGTATCCTTTCGTCCAGGATTAAGGTCGTCCGAAAAATTAATAAGGAGCTTATTAATCTATATTGGGATATCGGCAAAACGATTGTAGAAAGACAGGAAAAATATAAATGGGGGAACGCAGTCGTTGAAAAACTTGCAAATGATTTGCAGAAAGATTTTAAAACCACATTTGGGTTTTCAGCTCAAAACCTCTGGTATATGCGTCAATTTTATCTTGAGTACAAAGATGATCCAATTCTCCAACAGGCTGTTGGAGAATTGCCATGGGGGCACAACATTCTTATTTTTTCTAAGATCAAAAACAAAAAAGAAAGAGCGTATTATTTAAAAGCATCGGTCGAGATGAGCTGGTCGCGAAATGTTCTTCTTAATCAAATAAAAGCGGACGCTTACGCTTTAAGCCTTAGGCGAAAAACCCACAATTTTCCTAAAGCCCTTCCAAAACATCTTGCTGAACAGGCTGATGAGTCAATAAAGAGCGTCTATAATTTAGACTTCCTTGGTATTGCAAAACCTGTTTTAGAACGAGAATTAGAAAAAAGGCTGGTGGATAGACTGAAACGGTTTATGCTTGAGCTCGGCAAGGGGTTTTCGTTCATCGGCAATCAATACAGGCTGAGGCTGGGGCATAACGAGTATTTTATCGATCTTCTCTTCTTTAACCGCGAACTAAAATGTCTCGTGGCGATTGAACTTAAAACCGGTAAATTTGAGCCGGAATATACTGGTAAGATGGATTTTTATCTGCATCTGTTGGACGAACAGGTAAGATTAAAAGATGAGAATCCGCCGATAGGCATTATTCTTTGTGCGGATAAAGACAATATTGTTGTTGAGTACGCTTTACGAAGTGTTAAAAAACCCGTAGGAGTGGCTGAATATTACCTAACCAAAAGATTGCCAAAAGAGTTTAAAGAAAAACTTCCTGACGCGAAAACCCTAAAAAAGTCTATGAGGAAAGAACTGAAAATAGAAAAGGAAAAACAAAGATGA
- a CDS encoding N-6 DNA methylase, whose protein sequence is MLTNGTKRRIDTARDILVGKLPDPKSQVEQITIALIYKFMDDMDKQAEELGGRSKFFTGEYAKYAWSKIFDPRVSGHELVGLYGEAIQRMNHNPNIPQLFRDIFKNAYLPYRDPETLKSFLKVIGEFEYDHSEKLGDAFEYLLSIMGSQGDAGQFRTPRHIIDFIVKVVDPKKNETILDPACGTAGFLISSYKHILEKNKKDDRVHLTPDEKKRLIENFSGYDISPDMVRLSLANMYLHKFQNPKIYEYDTLSSEEKWQEVFDVILANPPFMSPKGGIKPHKRFSVQAKRSEVLFVDYIAEHLNPNGRAGIIVPEGIIFKTETAYKKLRKMLIEYSLYAVVSLPPGVFNPYAGVKTSILLLDKNLAKKTDKILFVKINNDGFGLGAQRREIKENDLPMALEILQRWQKTVGAENFQPNEKIAYAVGKTKIAESGDYNLSGDRYREAVIYSGKWDFVEVEDAIEKIEYSTKIKKEKFLNEGKYPIVDQSEKFIAGYWNGEEDVFRVSEPLVIFGDHTKCFKYIDFDFVLGADGVKILKPTDEYIPRFFYFILENLKIKNLGYSRHFKELKRIKIPLPPLEVQEQIVAELDNYQKIIDGAKQVVENYKPAFKIDPDWEMVELGNVLAVNADTVDPKKKYGENKFVYIDITSVENGTGIVSFNNRIKGIDAPSRARRVVRNGDVLLSTVRPNLKAFCYLSELPKSTIASTGFAVLTASSKVVPQFVYYQLFGEYLQKQMIDRMGKGAYPSINQKDVQELKIFLPSLEIQEEVVSRIRKEWKAVEANKELITIFGQNIKDKIKEVWGE, encoded by the coding sequence ATGTTGACTAATGGAACAAAAAGACGAATTGATACAGCAAGGGATATTCTTGTTGGTAAGCTGCCTGACCCGAAATCACAGGTTGAACAGATTACCATAGCCTTGATTTACAAGTTTATGGATGATATGGATAAGCAGGCTGAAGAATTGGGAGGTAGATCCAAGTTTTTCACAGGGGAATACGCAAAATATGCATGGAGTAAAATATTTGACCCTCGTGTAAGCGGTCATGAACTTGTCGGGTTGTATGGAGAAGCAATTCAACGGATGAACCATAATCCAAATATCCCGCAATTATTTCGGGATATTTTTAAGAATGCCTATTTGCCGTATCGTGATCCTGAAACTTTAAAAAGTTTTCTTAAAGTTATTGGCGAGTTTGAATATGACCATAGCGAAAAATTAGGCGATGCGTTTGAATATCTGCTTTCTATTATGGGTTCGCAGGGTGATGCCGGTCAGTTTAGAACACCCAGGCATATTATAGATTTTATTGTAAAAGTAGTTGATCCTAAAAAGAATGAAACTATTTTAGACCCTGCCTGTGGTACGGCCGGATTCTTAATTTCTTCATATAAACATATTTTAGAAAAAAACAAAAAAGACGACAGGGTACATTTAACTCCTGATGAAAAAAAGAGGCTGATTGAAAACTTCTCCGGCTATGATATTTCTCCTGATATGGTGAGATTATCTCTAGCCAATATGTATCTGCATAAATTCCAAAATCCCAAAATATACGAATATGACACATTAAGCTCAGAAGAAAAATGGCAAGAGGTCTTTGACGTTATCTTAGCAAATCCTCCGTTCATGAGCCCGAAAGGTGGAATCAAACCGCACAAGAGGTTTAGCGTGCAGGCAAAACGCTCAGAGGTGCTTTTTGTTGATTATATTGCAGAGCATTTAAATCCTAATGGCCGCGCAGGGATTATTGTCCCTGAAGGTATAATTTTTAAGACAGAGACAGCTTATAAAAAACTTCGCAAGATGCTCATTGAATATTCACTTTATGCTGTTGTGTCTCTACCTCCAGGGGTTTTCAATCCTTATGCTGGAGTTAAGACATCAATATTGTTGTTGGATAAAAATCTGGCAAAAAAGACAGATAAAATTCTGTTTGTAAAAATAAACAATGACGGCTTTGGATTAGGCGCGCAGAGAAGAGAAATAAAAGAAAATGATTTGCCGATGGCATTAGAAATTTTGCAGAGATGGCAAAAAACTGTAGGGGCTGAAAATTTTCAGCCCAATGAGAAAATCGCTTATGCAGTGGGAAAAACAAAAATCGCAGAAAGCGGAGATTATAACTTGAGCGGAGATAGGTATCGTGAAGCAGTTATTTATAGCGGGAAGTGGGATTTTGTGGAAGTTGAAGATGCTATTGAGAAGATCGAGTATTCAACAAAAATAAAAAAGGAAAAATTTCTGAATGAGGGAAAATATCCAATCGTTGATCAATCCGAGAAATTTATTGCAGGATATTGGAATGGAGAAGAAGATGTCTTTAGAGTTAGTGAGCCTCTTGTAATTTTTGGAGATCATACAAAATGTTTTAAATATATTGACTTTGATTTTGTCTTAGGTGCTGACGGAGTAAAAATATTAAAACCCACTGATGAATATATCCCGAGATTTTTCTATTTTATTTTAGAAAATTTAAAAATAAAGAATTTAGGTTATAGCCGGCATTTTAAAGAATTAAAAAGAATTAAAATTCCTCTCCCGCCGCTTGAAGTTCAGGAACAGATTGTTGCCGAATTAGACAATTATCAAAAAATTATTGACGGCGCAAAACAGGTAGTTGAAAATTATAAGCCTGCTTTCAAAATTGATCCTGATTGGGAGATGGTGGAGTTGGGGAATGTGCTCGCAGTAAATGCAGATACTGTTGATCCCAAAAAGAAATACGGAGAAAATAAATTTGTTTATATAGATATTACATCTGTTGAAAATGGAACAGGTATCGTATCATTTAACAATCGCATAAAAGGGATAGATGCACCAAGTAGAGCAAGACGAGTTGTTAGAAATGGAGACGTTCTTCTTTCAACAGTAAGGCCAAACCTAAAAGCTTTCTGCTATTTGTCAGAACTCCCTAAAAGCACAATTGCTTCGACGGGTTTTGCAGTATTGACTGCATCCAGCAAAGTCGTTCCCCAATTTGTATATTATCAGCTTTTCGGAGAATATCTTCAAAAACAAATGATTGATAGGATGGGAAAAGGAGCATATCCGAGTATTAATCAAAAGGATGTGCAAGAGCTAAAGATTTTTTTGCCTTCTCTTGAAATTCAAGAAGAAGTGGTTTCTCGCATCAGGAAGGAATGGAAAGCAGTTGAAGCTAATAAAGAATTAATCACGATCTTTGGACAAAATATAAAAGATAAAATCAAGGAAGTATGGGGAGAATAG